A genome region from Diorhabda carinulata isolate Delta chromosome 2, icDioCari1.1, whole genome shotgun sequence includes the following:
- the LOC130903964 gene encoding uncharacterized protein C05D11.1-like isoform X1: protein MPEKLNKFELGYSLKAFGKIPVCEYVSRKTGLTVVIAEVEGPIVTGHFCLATETFDDDGLPHTLEHLIFLGSLHYPYKGVLDLLANRCLASGTNAFTQTDHTCYTMETAGSDGFLALLPIYLEHILYPTLKDEAYVTEVHHITGDGNDAGVVYCEMQGRENSAESRLQTEVLRYIYPGRCGYSSEVGGRMKNLRESTSNEKCRAFHKAFYRPENLKIIICGKVEAQDVFDSLTNLEELILSKGKFDPFERPWQTPIPPVPESKDMVVKYPSDEETNGMFCAAFRGPSLVDDYYTVEAVLILLEYLSTYATSPLNKMFVEIDDPDASAAGTDVGRYSEICLYVILQDVPVDKLPTIGHKLKELFMNIVKEKDIDMIQIRNILEKNKQSNLSELESSAHKLVPTTVIEYMLYGRSIEDLVQRFNPLDIINKMLDEPKSFWLEIFDKYFVSNQQAVFIQCTPSIEVQQQMAKEEKERIERQIETLKPRGLLEKKKLLEEAITHNERPPPQEMLTSVPIPGLESIKFHSIERFNSDSESKEKIDLSNTPVFTYFDNLESNFVFIIVTLDTTGVPSELKKYIRLFLKSLTELPIERDGILISYEDVETQISNDTIGVMSSLGIQGSDDFSAGSYSSIASITMQVEASKYEIGFKWMSDLLYKTVFTPERLNIIVNKINNSVATFKRDATNVVSYIMNGLRFQPDSNIIQTGVLQQYKLLTEVQSKLECGDTEELIGNLEKVRKILSDPSNVVVYVSGNLNLLNNPVRPISEFIPPGTADIVKQYKLSVTPDYDLLKKLKGSNQGCVVGIGSLESSNFFQTAPSIHSKNDPDLAALRVFINYLAQLEGPLWKQIRGKGFAYSYSILCVTCEGLIYLSFDRATNVVGAYKETKAIVDKQLETKVWDEALLESAKSSLMFEIINLEKTLSDVTDVSFRANFDEVDYDFNQKFLKAIKDVTCDDLNRVGEQYMASLFDPKQARTAIVTDPAKLEEIAEGFKELGLLLDVYNSLEDSFLNEL from the exons ATGCCTGAAAAACTGAATAAGTTCGAATTAGGTTATTCGCTGAAAGCATTTGGCAAAATTCCAGTATGCGAATACGTTTCTAGAAAAACAGGACTCACGGTTGTTATTGCTGAAGTGGAAGGACCAATTGTCACAGGACATTTTTGTTTAg caACCGAAACGTTCGATGATGATGGGTTACCACACACTTTGGAACACTTGATTTTTCTGGGAAGTTTACACTATCCATATAAGGGAGTGTTGGATCTATTGGCAAACAGATGTCTGGCTTCCGGTACGAATGCTTTTACTCAAACGGACCATACTTGTTATACTATGGAAACAGCTGGGAGCGATGGTTTCCTGGCACTTCTTCCCATATATCTGGAACACATTCTTTATCCTACTCTGAAG gatGAAGCTTATGTAACAGAAGTTCATCATATTACAGGAGACGGTAACGATGCCGGTGTTGTTTACTGTGAGATGCAAGGTAGAGAAAATTCCGCCGAATCCAGATTACAAACAGAAGTCTTGAGATACATTTACCCCGGACGTTGTGGATATTCCTCAGAAGTTGGTGGAAGAATGAAAAATCTAAGAGAATCTACTTCTAATGAAAAg tGTAGGGCATTCCACAAGGCTTTTTACCGACCAGAAAATCTTAAAATTATCATATGCGGAAAGGTTGAAGCACAAGATGTTTTTGACTCTCTAACTAATCTAGAAGAACTGATTCTTTCAAAG GGAAAATTTGATCCATTCGAACGTCCTTGGCAAACTCCAATTCCCCCTGTTCCCGAATCGAAAGATATGGTAGTTAAATATCCATCCGACGAAGAAACTAACGGAATGTTCTGTGCTGCATTCAGAGGACCATCTTTGGTTGATGATTATTATACAGTCGAAGCGGTTCTAATATTGTTGGAATATTTGTCTACGTACGCAACTTCaccattaaataaaatgtttgtcGAAATTGACGATCCAGACGCAAGTGCG gcTGGAACAGACGTGGGTAGATACTCAGAAATATGCTTGTATGTAATACTACAGGATGTCCCAGTTGATAAATTACCTACAATCGGACATAAACTGAAGGAACTGTTTATGAATATAGTCAAAGAAAAGGACATCGATATGATACAGATCCgcaacattttagaaaaaaataaacagtcgAATTTGAGCGAGCTGGAAAGCTCAGCTCATAAACTAGTTCCAACAACAGTAATTGAGTACATGCTCTACGGAAGATCTATCGAAGAC TTGGTGCAACGTTTCAATCCtttagatataataaataaaatgttggaCGAACCGAAATCTTTCTGGTTggaaattttcgataaatatttcGTGAGTAATCAACAAGCCGTGTTTATACAATGCACCCCTTCGATTGAGGTACAACAACAAATGgctaaagaagaaaaagaaagaatagAACGTCAGATCGAGACGTTAAAACCGCGGGGGTTGTTggagaagaaaaaacttttggaaGAAGCGATAACTCATAACGAGAGACCGCCACCTCAGGAAATGCTCACATCTGTACCGATTCCCGGATTGGAATCGATAAAATTCCACAGTATCGAGAGATTTAATAGCGATTCGGAATCgaaagaaaaaatcgatttgtCGAACACTCCAGTTTTTACTTATTTCGATAATTTGGAAAGCAATTTCGTTTTT ATCATCGTAACGTTGGATACTACCGGCGTACCGtcggaattgaaaaaatacatccGCCTTTTTCTCAAAAGTTTAACCGAACTACCAATCGAACGAGACGGAATATTAATATCGTACGAAGACGTAGAAACTCAAATAAGCAACGATACAATCGGAGTAATGTCCAGTTTGGGTATTCAAGGATCCGACGATTTTAGCGCCGGATCTTATTCTTCGATCGCTTCCATCACAATGCAAGTCGAAGCATCCAAATACGAAATAGGTTTTAAATGGATGAGCGATTTGTTGTACAAGACCGTTTTCACGCCAGAAAGATTGAATATTAtcgttaataaaattaataattctgtCGCAACGTTCAAAAGGGATGCGACCAATGTCGTTTCATATATTATGAACGGACTAAGATTCCAACCTG atAGCAACATTATCCAGACTGGTGTATTACAACAATATAAATTACTAACAGAAGTACAGTCGAAACTTGAATGTGGTGATACTGAAGAACTGATTGGGAATCTTGAGAAGGTTCGAAAAATTTTAAGCGATCCTTCTAATGTTGTCGTATACGTTTCTGGAAATTTGAATCTTCTAAATAATCCTGTGAGACCTATTAGTGAATTTATACCACCAGGAACAGCTGATATTGTAAAACAATACAA attgaGTGTCACACCAGATTACGATCTACTGAAAAAGTTGAAAGGCTCTAACCAAGGTTGTGTTGTTGGAATTGGATCTTTGGAATCGTCAAACTTTTTCCAAACGGCACCTAGCATACATTCCAAGAATGATCCAGATTTGGCCGCCTTACgtgtgtttattaattatttggcACAACTTGAG gGTCCGCTATGGAAACAGATCCGTGGAAAAGGCTTCGCTTACAGTTACTCAATTTTATGCGTAACCTGTGAAGGTTTAATTTATCTATCATTCGATAGAGCTACCAACGTGGTTGGAGCTTACAAAGAAACTAAAGCAATTGTTGATAAACAGTTAGAAACTAAAGTGTGGGACGAGGCGTTATTGGAATCGGCAAAAAGTAGTTTGATGttcgaaattataaatttggaGAAAACACTTTCGGATGTCACTGACGTATCGTTTAGGGCGAATTTCGATGAAGTGGATTATGATTTTAATCA gAAATTTTTGAAGGCGATTAAAGATGTAACGTGCGATGATTTAAATAGAGTTGGGGAACAATATATGGCTTCGTTATTTGATCCGAAACAGGCTAGGACTGCCATCGTTACTGATCCAgctaaattagaagaaatagcTGAGGGTTTTAAAGA gttaggtctTCTATTGGATGTTTACAATTCACTCGAAGACagttttttgaatgaattgtAA
- the LOC130903964 gene encoding uncharacterized protein C05D11.1-like isoform X2: protein METAGSDGFLALLPIYLEHILYPTLKDEAYVTEVHHITGDGNDAGVVYCEMQGRENSAESRLQTEVLRYIYPGRCGYSSEVGGRMKNLRESTSNEKCRAFHKAFYRPENLKIIICGKVEAQDVFDSLTNLEELILSKGKFDPFERPWQTPIPPVPESKDMVVKYPSDEETNGMFCAAFRGPSLVDDYYTVEAVLILLEYLSTYATSPLNKMFVEIDDPDASAAGTDVGRYSEICLYVILQDVPVDKLPTIGHKLKELFMNIVKEKDIDMIQIRNILEKNKQSNLSELESSAHKLVPTTVIEYMLYGRSIEDLVQRFNPLDIINKMLDEPKSFWLEIFDKYFVSNQQAVFIQCTPSIEVQQQMAKEEKERIERQIETLKPRGLLEKKKLLEEAITHNERPPPQEMLTSVPIPGLESIKFHSIERFNSDSESKEKIDLSNTPVFTYFDNLESNFVFIIVTLDTTGVPSELKKYIRLFLKSLTELPIERDGILISYEDVETQISNDTIGVMSSLGIQGSDDFSAGSYSSIASITMQVEASKYEIGFKWMSDLLYKTVFTPERLNIIVNKINNSVATFKRDATNVVSYIMNGLRFQPDSNIIQTGVLQQYKLLTEVQSKLECGDTEELIGNLEKVRKILSDPSNVVVYVSGNLNLLNNPVRPISEFIPPGTADIVKQYKLSVTPDYDLLKKLKGSNQGCVVGIGSLESSNFFQTAPSIHSKNDPDLAALRVFINYLAQLEGPLWKQIRGKGFAYSYSILCVTCEGLIYLSFDRATNVVGAYKETKAIVDKQLETKVWDEALLESAKSSLMFEIINLEKTLSDVTDVSFRANFDEVDYDFNQKFLKAIKDVTCDDLNRVGEQYMASLFDPKQARTAIVTDPAKLEEIAEGFKELGLLLDVYNSLEDSFLNEL from the exons ATGGAAACAGCTGGGAGCGATGGTTTCCTGGCACTTCTTCCCATATATCTGGAACACATTCTTTATCCTACTCTGAAG gatGAAGCTTATGTAACAGAAGTTCATCATATTACAGGAGACGGTAACGATGCCGGTGTTGTTTACTGTGAGATGCAAGGTAGAGAAAATTCCGCCGAATCCAGATTACAAACAGAAGTCTTGAGATACATTTACCCCGGACGTTGTGGATATTCCTCAGAAGTTGGTGGAAGAATGAAAAATCTAAGAGAATCTACTTCTAATGAAAAg tGTAGGGCATTCCACAAGGCTTTTTACCGACCAGAAAATCTTAAAATTATCATATGCGGAAAGGTTGAAGCACAAGATGTTTTTGACTCTCTAACTAATCTAGAAGAACTGATTCTTTCAAAG GGAAAATTTGATCCATTCGAACGTCCTTGGCAAACTCCAATTCCCCCTGTTCCCGAATCGAAAGATATGGTAGTTAAATATCCATCCGACGAAGAAACTAACGGAATGTTCTGTGCTGCATTCAGAGGACCATCTTTGGTTGATGATTATTATACAGTCGAAGCGGTTCTAATATTGTTGGAATATTTGTCTACGTACGCAACTTCaccattaaataaaatgtttgtcGAAATTGACGATCCAGACGCAAGTGCG gcTGGAACAGACGTGGGTAGATACTCAGAAATATGCTTGTATGTAATACTACAGGATGTCCCAGTTGATAAATTACCTACAATCGGACATAAACTGAAGGAACTGTTTATGAATATAGTCAAAGAAAAGGACATCGATATGATACAGATCCgcaacattttagaaaaaaataaacagtcgAATTTGAGCGAGCTGGAAAGCTCAGCTCATAAACTAGTTCCAACAACAGTAATTGAGTACATGCTCTACGGAAGATCTATCGAAGAC TTGGTGCAACGTTTCAATCCtttagatataataaataaaatgttggaCGAACCGAAATCTTTCTGGTTggaaattttcgataaatatttcGTGAGTAATCAACAAGCCGTGTTTATACAATGCACCCCTTCGATTGAGGTACAACAACAAATGgctaaagaagaaaaagaaagaatagAACGTCAGATCGAGACGTTAAAACCGCGGGGGTTGTTggagaagaaaaaacttttggaaGAAGCGATAACTCATAACGAGAGACCGCCACCTCAGGAAATGCTCACATCTGTACCGATTCCCGGATTGGAATCGATAAAATTCCACAGTATCGAGAGATTTAATAGCGATTCGGAATCgaaagaaaaaatcgatttgtCGAACACTCCAGTTTTTACTTATTTCGATAATTTGGAAAGCAATTTCGTTTTT ATCATCGTAACGTTGGATACTACCGGCGTACCGtcggaattgaaaaaatacatccGCCTTTTTCTCAAAAGTTTAACCGAACTACCAATCGAACGAGACGGAATATTAATATCGTACGAAGACGTAGAAACTCAAATAAGCAACGATACAATCGGAGTAATGTCCAGTTTGGGTATTCAAGGATCCGACGATTTTAGCGCCGGATCTTATTCTTCGATCGCTTCCATCACAATGCAAGTCGAAGCATCCAAATACGAAATAGGTTTTAAATGGATGAGCGATTTGTTGTACAAGACCGTTTTCACGCCAGAAAGATTGAATATTAtcgttaataaaattaataattctgtCGCAACGTTCAAAAGGGATGCGACCAATGTCGTTTCATATATTATGAACGGACTAAGATTCCAACCTG atAGCAACATTATCCAGACTGGTGTATTACAACAATATAAATTACTAACAGAAGTACAGTCGAAACTTGAATGTGGTGATACTGAAGAACTGATTGGGAATCTTGAGAAGGTTCGAAAAATTTTAAGCGATCCTTCTAATGTTGTCGTATACGTTTCTGGAAATTTGAATCTTCTAAATAATCCTGTGAGACCTATTAGTGAATTTATACCACCAGGAACAGCTGATATTGTAAAACAATACAA attgaGTGTCACACCAGATTACGATCTACTGAAAAAGTTGAAAGGCTCTAACCAAGGTTGTGTTGTTGGAATTGGATCTTTGGAATCGTCAAACTTTTTCCAAACGGCACCTAGCATACATTCCAAGAATGATCCAGATTTGGCCGCCTTACgtgtgtttattaattatttggcACAACTTGAG gGTCCGCTATGGAAACAGATCCGTGGAAAAGGCTTCGCTTACAGTTACTCAATTTTATGCGTAACCTGTGAAGGTTTAATTTATCTATCATTCGATAGAGCTACCAACGTGGTTGGAGCTTACAAAGAAACTAAAGCAATTGTTGATAAACAGTTAGAAACTAAAGTGTGGGACGAGGCGTTATTGGAATCGGCAAAAAGTAGTTTGATGttcgaaattataaatttggaGAAAACACTTTCGGATGTCACTGACGTATCGTTTAGGGCGAATTTCGATGAAGTGGATTATGATTTTAATCA gAAATTTTTGAAGGCGATTAAAGATGTAACGTGCGATGATTTAAATAGAGTTGGGGAACAATATATGGCTTCGTTATTTGATCCGAAACAGGCTAGGACTGCCATCGTTACTGATCCAgctaaattagaagaaatagcTGAGGGTTTTAAAGA gttaggtctTCTATTGGATGTTTACAATTCACTCGAAGACagttttttgaatgaattgtAA